The nucleotide sequence GAGAGGAAGTAAAATTATAAAAGTAACAAACAATATAAAGAATAAATTCCCTTTTACGGATTTCCTCCTCCCCTCCCTTTTGGGGAGGGGGAGAACGGAGGGGGTGAGGAACTTATGAAGTTAGGTTTAGTATTTTCAGGAGGCGGGGTGCGCGCTTTGGCACACGCTGGATTGTTAAAGGCTTTGGAAGAAAAAGGCTTGCAACCCTCAATTATTTCGGGTACCAGTGGTGGAGCACTCATTGGGGCACTCTACGCTTGTGGGGTAAAGCCCGAGGATATGGTGCATTTTTTTAAGGAAACACCTGTGTTCAAATGGTCGATGCTCACTTTTAAAAAAGTGGGATTAGTAGATAGTGCTAAATATACCAAGTTCTTTAAAAAACAATTCCAATGTCCGACTTTTGAAGACTTGCGATTGCCCTTAGTGGTAACAGCTACCAATCTGCTGAATGGTAAAGTACAGTATTTTAGCAAAGGAGAGCTCATTCAGCCCCTCATTGCATCGTCGGCATTACCGCCTTACTTCTCACCGGTGAGAATAGGAGACAGTTTATATTGCGACGGGGGACTGCTGAACAACTTCCCCATAGAACCCCTCAAAGACCGATGTGATAGAATTATAGGGAGCTTTGTGAATCCGCTAGAAACGATTACCGAGAAGGAACTCAGCAACTCGTTCCAGTTTATGCAACGGATTTACAACATCACTATGGATGGCAATTATAACCGCAAGTTCAAAAAATGTGACCACTTGCTACTACATAATCTCAGCAATGTAGGCGTACTCGATACTAAAATGCTCGATCACGCCTTCGAATATGGATACGAACAAACAATTACCAAATTAGCTAATTTGTCAGTTAGCTAATGAGTAGGGGCAACATTGACAAATTGGTAAATTAAGACATTAACTTTATGAGTGAAATTTCTAAAATTCTGTTCTTGGTATCGGATAGTTTGCTGATACCCGACATTATCGTACTCTTGGTACTTTTTGTGCGCGCTTTATTATTGGTAGGTAGTTTCTACAATCGCATCATCACTAAATACAAAAACGACAAACAGTTGAATGAAGCCATCAGGACGCTCACACCCGAAAGCGCAGAACAGCTTAAAGCCCTATTGCCCGCACGCGATAATGCTCTTTACACCCAATACTTGCGTGATATTCTTAGTCATATACCCGACGAGGCATATTACGACTATATGATTTCCAACTTCGAGAATGAAGGCGAAAAAGACATAGCCACCTCCAAGCTGTTGGCGAAAGTAGGTCCCGTTTTAGGGCTCATCGGTACGCTTATTGCTATGAGTCCGGCACTTACGGGGCTCTCCACCGGAGACATTTCAAAGATGGCGAGTAATATGCAAGTGGTATTTGCCACCACCGTTGTAGGCTTAGTGATTAGTTTAGTAGGGTTGGTAACTTTGCAGTTCAAACAACGCTGGTATAGCAAAGAAATCAACAACCTTGAATATGTAAGTAGAGTATTAACTCAACCCGCAAGACAATGAAGACAAACCGACGCATATCCCGACTCAAAGACGATGATGCCGACCCGCTAAGTGTAGTGGTAAACCTCTTTGACGTGGCGATGGTCTTTGCCGTTGCCTTAATGGTATCGATGGTGATGAACCTGAATATGGCAGATTTCTTTTCGGGTGAAGATTTTACCATTGTAAAGAAGAAAGGTGATGATATGGAAATCCTTCGTCGTGAAGGGCAGAAAATCACTAAATATAAAACAGTAGAAGGTGCAACCCCCGATGCTTCTACCACTCAGAAAAAAGGTAAACGTCTCGGGGTAATGTACGAAACCGAGAATGGCGAAACTATATTATTACCTGATGAAGAATAAACATAAATAAACCCTATTAAAAAATTAAATATGAAAAAGTTTCTCATTAATTTCGTTGTTGTACTGCTACTACTCATAGGAACCCTTTACGTGGCGGGCTATGGATATATTCTCAAAGCAGTAGTGGTGGTCTACGGCACGGGGCATACTACTACTTTCCTTGATGATTATACCTATTTTGACAATCGTACAATTGCTAAAAGTCCTACTCCTCAGCCTTGGCCACTTTCAGCGGATTACAACAAAATACCCGAAACCCCCGAGTTACAAAATGCTCACAAGAAATACGGAACGGTAGCTTTCCTTATCATCAAAGGTGATAGTATATGGCACGAACAGTATTTTGAAGGCTATAATACTGAGAGCAAGAGCAATTCGTTTTCTATGGCAAAGAGTTATGTCTCGGCGCTCTTGGGTAAGGCTATTGCCGATGGTTATATCAAGAGTCTCGACCAAAAAGTAAGCGATTTCTTTCCTGAGTACAAAAAAGGCTTCGGAGCTCAGCTTACGGTAGGCGACCTCTCGTCTATGGCATCAGGGCTTGACTGGGACGAGGCGTATTACAATCCGTTTTCTATTACCACACGTGCTTATTTTGATAAACATTTTAGAGAAAAGATGCTCCAACTGAGGATTGTTTCTCCTCCTGGGAAAGCCTATAAATACCTCAGTGGGAATACTTTCCTTTTGGGAATGGTATTGGAGAAAGCTACAAAGAAGACCCTTACTCAGTATCTCACTGAGAGCTTATGGCAACCGATGGGTTGTGAGAGCGATGCTCTTTGGCAATTAGACAGTAAAGAAAGCGGACTCGAAAAAGCGTATTGTTGTATTGCTTCGAATGCACGTGATTTTGCCCGCCTCGGGAAACTCTATCGAGATAATGGTAAGTGGAATGGCAAACAGCTATTAGACTCTACTTTTGTGGCGACTTCCGTACAACCGCGCTTTGCCGAGAGTCCAGAATACGGCTATGGTTGGTGGTTATTAGACTATAAAGATACCCATTTCTTTATGATGCGCGGACATTTGGGACAATACGTAATTGTAAATCCTACTGATAAAGTCATCATTGTGCGTTTAGGACATCGCACTGCTGATACCTCTCCTGAAGGCAGTAAGTTTACACAAGACATTTATGATTATATAGATGAGGCATATAAGGTTTTAGGTGTTAGAGGGTAGTAGAGCGATGAGACTTTAAATTAATAGTAAAAATGCTTAACAAGATTAATCTTGAAGATATTCTCTTCTTAGACATAGAAACGGTACCACTCTATGAACAACACGCTGAGCTTTCGGTTTTAGAACAAGAACTGTGGGAGGAAAAGACACGATATCAGCGGAAAGATGAGTTTACTGCTGAAGAATTTTACGACCGTGCAGGTATTTGGGCGGAGTTTGGTAAGATTGTATGTATATCAGTAGGCTACTTTTCTTTTCGGTATCAGCAACGCACTTTTAGGGTTACCTCGTTTGTGGGAGAGGAAGAAGTGTTGTTAAAAGATTTTGTACGTTTGGTAGAAGAACACTTTTCACGCGCTAATAAATTGTTTTGTGCTCATAACGGCAAAGAGTTTGACTTTCCTTACCTTTCGCGACGTATGATTATCAATGGTATTCCTATTCCTCAAAAACTACAGCTCTTTGGTAAGAAACCTTGGGAAATTCCGCATCTCGATACTCTTGAACTATGGAAATTTGGCGATTATAAACACTTCACTTCGCTGAAGCTCTTGGCTCATATTTTGGGCATTCCTTCGCCTAAGGACGATATTAATGGTAGCGAAGTGCGTGATGTGTTCTACAATGAAGGCGATGTAGATCGCATCGCTACTTATTGTGAAAAAGATACTATTACAGTAGCCCAAATACTGCTACGTTTCCGGAACGAAGAGCTTCTAACCGATGATGAAATCCTAATTGTAGGGCATTAACTTTTACTTCTATTTTAAATACTGAGGTTCAAAATAAGCAATATCTTCAAAGTCTTGTTTTGTATATTTTTCTATAGCAAACGGAAGCATATCTTTTGCCTCAGGAAAGGCATTGGGTATAAATACAGCATTAGGATGCTTACAGATAGTAGCAAACTTCGTACTGCCATCACCTAAAAAAGTTACTTTACCCCTATTTAGTTCTTCTTGATAACTATGCTCATCGAGGATTTTAGCTTCAGTGGGACTCACAAACTGATAAGCACTATTAAACACAGCACTATACACCTCCATACGGCGAGCATCGAGCATAGGGATAATACAATTACCCTGAGCTTGGTGAGCGAGGATTTGCAAGGTAGGAATAGCAATTAAAGGTTTCTCCAAAGCAAAACAAAGACCCTTGGCACTAGCAATACCAATGCGCAAACCTGTATAAGAGCCTGCACCTGCACTTACGGCTATAGCATCAACCGCAGAAAGAGGCAAGGAGGCTTGTTGCATTACGTCTTCAATGAAGAGATGTAAGTTTTCGGAATGGGTAAACTTGCCTGCATTCTCAGATTTTTCTGCAAGAATATGATTGTCTTTTGATAGGGCTACCGAGCAATTGAGCCCTGAAGTTTCTATGTGAAGGATAATCATTTTTGTTGTATTTTTCAACTTAGGGGGAATGTGTGACGCAAAAGCGACTGTTTATTTTTCACTTTTCCCAGAAACAATAAGAACTATTTCTCCTTTGATATTTTTGTCTTTATAGTGGTCAAACAGTTGTTGGAGGGTGCCACGTTGGGTCTCTTCGTGTAGTTTAGTGAGCTCACGTGAGAGACTCGCAGGACGGTCGGTACCGAAAGTGGTGATAAAGTCAGTGAGGGTTTTGAGCAATTTATGCGGGGAGATGTAGAAAATCATCGTTTTGGTTTCAGTTGTGAGTTGAGAGAGGCGTGTTTGTCGTCCTTTTTTATCGGGAAGGAAGCCTTCGAAGGTAAAACGGTCGTTAGGCAAACCACTGTTTACCAAGGCAGGCACAAAGGCTGTAGCTCCTGGTAAGCATTCTACATCTACTCCCTCAGTAAGGCAAGCACGTGTAAGCAAGAAGCCGGGATCGGAAATGGCAGGTGTTCCTGCATCGGTGATGAGTGCTACGGTAGTACCCCCTTTGATGCGCTGTACCCAACCATCTACCACTTTGTGCTCGTTGAACAGGTGGTAACTCTGCATAGGAGTATGGATATCGTAGTGTTTGAGAAGCTTACTACTGGTGCGCGTATCTTCGGCTAAGATGATATCAACCTCTTTGAGCAAACGAAGTGCTCGCAAGGTTATATCTTCGAGATTGCCTATGGGGGTAGGAATGAGATAGAGTTTGCTCATTACACTTCAAAGCGTTTGAGAAGGAGAGAAAGGAAGCGTTCTTCGTATTCCTCTTTGTCTTTCCAATAGTTGTAAGTAGGTTTTATTTCTTGTTCTAAGTATAAAACAGCATCTTGCATTGTATTGAGTTCTCCGATATGTTTTACAACTTTGTTATATTCGCTTTCACTACCAAGGAAGAGTTTTTGTATAAAAGCCAATTTATCATTTAAACCTATTTGAGCATTTTTACCTAACTTATCGTTAAGAGATTGTACGGGTTTTATATTCTCATCAGTTTCTTTTCTATCGAATACTGTGTTCTTAGACTGAGAGATAAACTCTTCTAAGGAAGGGGATTGCTTTAAGATACGTTGTTCATCGGTGTACTGAGGTTGCTCAATAAACTGTTCGGGCTGTGTTACTTGCTGAGGTTGCTCGATTGCAAAATCTATTTGAGATGTTTCTACTCTTTTGGGTTGTTCCACAGGTACTGCCCATTCGGGTTCGGGCTGGCGTACATCTACTTGGGGTTGCGCTATTTTTGTAGTTTGTTTTTGAACGGGTTTTGGTTCCATTGCTACAAACGAAGCTTTTTCTTTTGTTTGTCCTTTAGCAGCAATAGGTTGCACTTCGGTAGCTTCTACTTTGATGTCGAAAATATCTTTTTCTTGATTTTCATCAATGAAATTGGATACTTTTTTCATCATTGAGTTTTTTCGGTTTTCATTAGCACCTAAGTCTTGATAATATTTATCAACGAAACTCAATATAGTGATTTTTTCAGCTAATTTATGAGCCTGTCTATTGAGTTCTATGAGGTTAAGTTTCCCTTGTTTAGCAATAATTTCGGTAGCGAGAGCTACTAAACTTTGTTCTAATTCTTCTTTCATAGATTGCTATTCTTTAGTTAAGATGTGGCAAAGATATAAAATATTTTTGAATAATAAAGAAATAACAAAAAAACAGACTGCCTCAGAAAATCTTTTTGGAGCAGTCTGTTTTTTTAGATTACTTAATTGAAGCTTCGTAAATACCTTCGATAGTGTGAGTTAAAGTATCGTTGAACTGAGCATCGGTTTGCTGAGCTGAGAGTCCTTCGGTAAGTGCTCTTGAGAAACTGGCGATTACGCCTTTGTTTTCGGCGAGGATATCATTGGCTTTCTCTCTTGGGTAACCTCCTGAAAGGGCGACTACACGCACTACACGAGGGTGCTTGGTGAACTCTTTGTAGAGATTGTTAATAGTTGGCAAAGAGAGTTTGAGCATCACGTTGAAAGTATCGGGGAGGGCATCGAGGTGTTTTCTTATCTCGTCGCGCAAGATAGCTTCGGCAGGTGATTTATCGGGGATATTGATGTCTACTTCGGGCTCTATAATAGGCACGAGTCCTGCTTTTACGATTTGTTTGGCTATCTCAAACTGCTGTTTTACCACTCGTGCAATACCGTCAGGAGAGGCTTTTTTAATGACCGAACGCATTTTGGTTCCGAAGATATGGCGCTCATTGGCACGCTCTAAGAGTTCTGTAAGACCGTTTATAGGTTTCATCAGTTGAACGCCATCGGCGTCTAAGCTTTCTAAGCCTTTATCGACTTTAAGGAAGGGGACTATATGTTTTTCTTCCCAGAGATAATCGGCGGTGTATTTACCGTCGATTTTTCTATCCATTGTCTGTTCGAAAAGGATAGCACCGATAATTTTATGGCTGTTAAAAGCGGGGCTTTTGATGATGCGGGTACGCATTTGGTGAATGAGGTCAAACATTTGGTCTTCATTGCTATATTGGTCTTCATTCACACCGTAAAGTTTAAGGGCTTTTGGGGTACTACCGCCACTTTGGTCGAGGGCTGCGATAAAGCCCTTGCCATCTTTCATTTGTTTGAGTTGTTCTTTTTTCATAGTGTGTTACTGTTTAAAAGATAGTACAAAGGTACGAAATATTTTTTAATTGACAAAAATTAATAATACTGGAAATGGTAATAATACGAGCCACACGGCGGGGAAAATTAGAAAATTAGCAAATTAGAAAATGAGAAAATGAGGAAATTAGCAAATGAGAGAATTAGGAAATGAGGTGCGAGTTACAGGCTTGCGTCAGAGGAGATTAATTTTGCCAAAGGTGCGAGCCGCACAGGCAAAAACTTGGGCAAAGTGTATACCGCAAAAGTGACACATCGGAGCTATCGGAAGGAAACGGAGAAGTTCGGAAGAGGGGAGGGAGGGTTTTTGATGAAAAAAGGCTTTGAGAAGGGTGGGGGTAGCTTATAGAGAGCTTATAGGAAGCTTATACGAATCTTGGACGATTGGTATAGAAAGGGTATATAAATAGTTGACTCATAGTATAATACAGCGACACAAAAAACGGTAAAAACGGGGTTTCGAGGCGAAAGAAAGAGGAATCCTCACCCCGTTCACATACTCTCCTATTCGGAGACTTCTCCAAAGGAGAGGGGAATGTAGTGACGGAAAATCAAAAGGAACCTCCCCCTTTACACATACTCCGCTCTCGCGGGGCACATATCCAGCTGTCGCTGGCTACCTTCAAAGGGGGAATGTAGTGATGAAAAATCAAAAGAAACCTCCCCCTAGCCCCCTCAGAGAGGGGGAATGTAGTGACGGAAAAGAGAAGAGAAATTTAGGAAATAAGCAAATTAGAAAATTAGTAAATGGGGAATGTAGTGATGGGGAAAAAGAGGAATGTAGGGACGAAAATAGTTGTTTGGTGGGGAGGACTCGTAGGACGGGGTTCGGATAGAGGGGTCTTGTGAGAAGATGTTATGCGGTTAGCATTTTGGTGCATTGGGCGATGCGTTCCTCTAAGGAGCCTTTTAGGATATGGTATTGTATGCCGTGAGCGTTCAGATGTTGCTCAAAAAAAGCAAATACGCTCTCGCGCTCGTGGGGTTTATCGCGGAGGTCGTCGGGTTGCCAAGGGACATCTACATAAGTGAGAAAAAGGGTGTGGTAATGATGTGTGAGGGCTGCGCGCTCTATTTGTGGGTTGCATTTGCCATAGTAAAGGTAAGAATAGACCATTAGTTCGAGCAGACAAGTGTCGCAGAACAAATATTCATTGGCTTGCTGGATACGTTTGTTTTCGAGAGAAACTTGTCCGTGAGCGATGGGTAGGAGGTCGTCCCACGTGCAGGTGAGATGCTGAGTGTCCCACTTGTGTTGTAGGTAAGTGCGCATATACTCCTCAGCCCATACGGTTTGGAACTGCTGGGCAAGAGTACGACTAAGAGTGGTTTTGCCGGTGCACTCAGGACCTACAAAGGCGATACGCTTTATCGGGCTGTCTCGTTGCGTAAGTGTTGTTTCCATTCTCTATAGCCCATAATGGCAATAATGGTGAATAAAAAGTACTGAAAGGAGGTGAAGAGCATTCCTTTTTTGAGGTAGAGAGGTACTGAAATGAGGTCGCCGAGAATCCAAAAGACCCAGTTTTCTACTTTGCGTTTTGCCATTAGCCACATTCCTATCAAGAAAATGGAGGTGGTAAAGACATCGACATATTCGGTAGGGAGGAAGTTGTGGAATCCTAAGGAGATTCCCTGCATAGAAAAGTTGTTTTTGATGTAAGGTTTCAGGTAGTATACCGCAGTGACAAAAACCAAGCTAAAAACACCTAAAAGAGTGCAGATTTGCCAATCGCGACGGGTGGTAGCGGAGATAGTAATCACATTGTCTTGGGCGTTCTTTGCCCATAGTATCCACCCGTAGATACTCATCGCTGTATAATAGGCATTGATAAGCATATCGCCCCACAGCACGTAGTGCCATAGCAGGTATACAAATAACACCGTGCTGATGATACCCGTAGGGTATACCCATATATTTCCTTTTTTAGCCAGCCAAACACTGAGGAACCCAAAGAACACACCTATGATTTCTAAAACCACTAAATGGGTAGGGACTCCTTGATACTGACTAAAAAACCAATTGAAAAACGCTTCCATATCAGATGTTCAGTTACGCTTGCTCGCTGGCTTTACTTAGAAGAAAGGTTTATACTCGTGGCGGTCGGACTTTACGATTTTCACGTACATCAGTCCGCGTTCTACTAAGTCGAGGGCTTCTTCTATCTCGGTGGTGAGAACATTCATCACTTGGGTATACTCGCCATAGACTTGGGTACTGAGAGGGTTTTCTTGTACGATGAGCCCAGAGGCGCGCAGTTTCTTGATAAAGTGAATGATAGGACGCTCGTAATCGTCTTGCAACGGGCTAAAAGTAAGTTCAACAGATACTTTCATAATGGTGAATGATTAATTATTAAAGGTTAATTTATATTCGGGACAAAAGTACAAATAAAATGGGAAATTACAATTATTTTACTACCTTTGCGCAAAAATATGTATCTCTTTCAGCCAAAAGAGCAACCTCTTTTTTACCTATATTGAGTGAAGATAAAATGAACTAAAAACACCCTTCGAAGAGGGAATTAGCGAATTTAAGAGGGAGTATGCTTGATGTTTTTGGCTTAATGAAGTATAAATTATTTAATGGATGAAAAAACGGCTTTTCTTACTCGATGCTTATGCCCTTATTTTTAGGGGTTATTACGCTTTTATCAAGAACCCGCGTATCAACTCCAAAGGGTTGAACACGTCGGCTATTTTGGGCTTTATGAACTCTCTTTTAGAAGTAATTAAAAAAGAAAAGCCCGACCACCTTGCTGTGGCTTTCGACAAGGGAGGAAGTGTGGAGCGCACGGAACTCTTTGCCGACTATAAAGCCAATCGGGAGGAAACGCCCGAAGCCATTCGGTTGGCAATCCCGTATATTCACGAAATCTTGAAAGCCTTGCATATTCCTATCATCGAAAAAGAGGGTTATGAGGCTGACGATATCATCGGGACACTCTCTAAACAAGCTGAAAAGCAGAACTACCTAGTGTATATGGTAACGCCCGATAAGGACTATGCACAACTTGTGAGTGATAATATCTTTATATACCGACCTTCGCGCGGAGGTAACGATGTGGAGATTTGGGGCGTAAAAGAAGTACAAGAGAAATTTGAGGTACAAAATCCTTTGCAGGTAATAGACTTCCTCGGAATGATGGGTGATGCGGTAGACAATATACCTGGGCTTCCAGGAGTAGGCGAGAAGACCGCTAAAAAGCTACTTGCCGACTTTGGCTCTATGGAAAACCTTCTCGCTCATACTGACCAGCTGAAAGGCAAACTGCGCGAGAATATTGAGAGCAACAAGGAAAAAGGAATCCTCTCTAAACAGTTGGCTACCATTATGCTGGACGTGCCTGTAACGTTTGATGAAGAAGACTTTGCGATGTCCGAACCCGATTTTGAAGCGGTAGGGAGGATATTTGAAGAGTTAGAATTTCGTCAGTTATTGCAGAACTTTCTCAGAACGTATCAGCCCCAGATGACAACAACACCCCCGCCACTTACAGGTAATAAGCCCACAGAGGGACAGTTAAGTCTCTTTACGCAAGGCGACCTATTTGCCCAACCGCAGGTAATGAGCGAGAAGAAGAACAGCACTAACACACCTCACTTCTACCAATTAGCCGATACCCTAATGGCGCAACAACTGCTCTTGCAGAATTTATTGCAACAAACCGAAGTGTGTTTTGATACCGAAACGACCAGTGTGAACGCCCTGGAAGCCGAATTGGTAGGGATTTCTTTCTGCTGGTCGGCTCACAAAGGTTATTACGTACCTTTCCCTACTGATAAAGCAGCAACAACAAAACTGCTTGAAACTTTCCGTCCGTTCTTTGAAAATGAGCATATTGGTAAGGTAGGTCAGAATTTGAAATACGACCTTAAAGTATTGCAAAACTACAACATTGAGGTGCGAGGCGCACTCTTCGATACGATGATAGCCCACTATCTGCTGAATCCAGATATGCGCCACAATATGGATATCCTCAGTGAAACCTATTTGAACTATACCCCTATTGCTATTGAGAGTTTGATAGGTAAAGGTAAGGCACAACGCTCTATGCGTACCGTTCCACTCGACCAAGTGAAGGAATACGCCGTGGAAGATGCTGATGTTACGTGGCAACTCAAAAACGTATTTAAGGAGGAAATGCCCAAAGTGAACGCCGAGAAAATCTATACTGATTTGGAAGCGCCTTTGATAAAAGTGTTAGCCGCTATGGAACGCGAAGGAGTGAACCTCGATGTGCCCTTCTTAAAAGAATACGCTAAGACTTTAGATGCCGATATAGCACAACTCGAAGCCACTATAGCCGAGCAGGCAGGGGAAAATTTCAATTTGGCATCGCCGAAACAGCTAGGTGATATTCTTTTTGAAAAACTGAAAATTGACAGCAAACCTAAGAAGACAAAAACAGGTCAGTATGCTACTTCCGAAGAAGTATTAGCCCCCTTTGCTTCTAAGCATAAGATAGTAGCCGATATACTTGAATGGCGACAAGTGCAGAAGCTGAAATCTACTTATGTAGATGCCTTGCCTTTGGAGGTGAACAAACTCACCGGTCGTGTACACACTACCTATATGCAAACGGTAGCTGCGACGGGTAGATTGAGCAGTAATAATCCTAACTTGCAGAATATTCCTATTCGCACTCCTCGCGGTCAGCAGGTGCGCAAGGCGTTCATCGCACGTAATCCTGATTATGTGCTTCTCTCTGCCGACTATTCGCAAATAGAGCTTCGCATCATCGCTGCCCTGAGCGAAGAACACAATATGATTGACTCATTCCTCCGCAATGAGGATATTCACCGTTCCACAGCTGCCAAAGTGTTCCACGTGCCTTTGGAAGAGGTAACTCGCGAACAGCGCAGTCACGCCAAGACAGTGAACTTCGGGATTATCTATGGTGTATCGGCATTTGGGCTCTCGGCTCAAACCAATTTGAGTCGTTCAGAGAGCAAGGAATTGATTGACACCTATTACGCTACGTATCCCAATCTGCGAAACTATATCAGTAAGCAAATACAATTTGCTCAAGAACACGGCTATGTAGAGACCGTATTGGGAAGGCGTCGCTATCTACCCGATATTCACTCTCGTAACCAAGTAGTGCGTGGAGCAGCTGAACGCAACGCTGTGAATGCCCCGATACAGGGCTCGGCTGCGGATATCATCAAAATTGCGATGATACGCATACAGCACGAGTTGATTCGCCAACAACTTCAAACCCGTATGCTCTTGCAGGTGCACGACGAGTTAGTGTTCGACGTACCTAAAACAGAGCTCAATACCGTTAAGCCTCTGATTAAAGAAGCGATGGAGAGCGCTTTTACTCTTGCTGTTCCGCTTGTGGCAGACTTAGGGGTAGGGGATAACTGGCTCGATGCACACTAGAATTAGGTAAGAAGTAAGAGGTAAAAGGTAAAACCAGCGAGGCTCACAGCTGGGTATGTGAATAAAAGGTAAAAGGTAAGGCGACGCCGACTTTGGCGAAATTTGTGGCTCAAAGGTGTTATCTCCTTGTTAATTGTCAATGTAAATTATGTACAAGATATTTCCTAAAAAACGCTATCAAAAAACTTTGAGTATTCTCAAACAATATGCCCCTCAGGGAAGCACTATCCTCGATGTGGGGGTTGAGAATCCTTTTTCGGCAGTAATGCAACGAGAAGGCTATACTGTGCTCAACACTACGGGGCAGGATTTGGATTTTGAATCACACACCCTACAAGCCTTTAAGGCTGATTTTACAGTGGCTTTGGAAATTTTAGAGCACTTGGTAAACCCTTTGGCAGTTTTGCAGAATCTCCCTACTAAAAGGGCACTCATTACTGTGCCCTTGCGCCTTTGGTTTGCCAAAGCTTACCGCAATACGTCTGACCCTCGCGACTGTCATTATCACGAGTTTGAAGATTGGCAATTGGATATGCTGGTAGAGAAAGCGGGCTTTCGTATTATTTATAGAGAGAAATGGACACACCCCGTAAAGAAGTTAGGTTTACGTCCGCTATTGCGGTATTTTACGAATAGATATTATGCCGTGGTTGCAGAGAGAAAATAATGGTTTAATCTGTCTTCGGTAGAGAAATTAAACAAATTGCAACAAATCAAACAAGCTATAGCAAGACAGATAGGAGCTAGCTAGACGGATTTAGCACAGATGATTCTTTTGTAAAACATCATTGTTCCACGGATTGGCTCAGCTAAAGCTGAGGAATTTCACGGAACAGTAATGAAAAGGCAATTGTAAATCAATATTGTATATATCGAACTGACGTTAAATTATATTAGGATTGAACCAGTCGTCGGTGCGGTCGAAGAGGAGTTGCCAAAGGGTGCGATTGGTAAGATAAAAGCGAGCTGTAAAACTCATTCCTTTATTTATATTACCACGATAGCCATTTTTCAGTTGTAAATAACCTTTGCTGATTCCACAGCGTATTTTAAATAAGCCTTCGCCTGTTTGCTCATTTACTACTAAGTTTTTATCTATTTCTTTTACACTGCCGTTGAGCAATCCCCATTGGTTATAATTGTAAGTATCTATTTGAAAACGTACGTTTTGCGAGGGGTGTATAAAACCAATGTCTTTTGGAGAGACTAAACACTCGGCTATGAGGTTTTGTTCGGGAGAGATAGTAGCGATAGTTTGCCCTTGAGAGAGAAAGTTGCCTTGACGAATGCCTTTGTACTGTGCAATAGTTCCTGTGATGGGTGCTATTACCACATAGTTTTGTTGTTCTTG is from Capnocytophaga ochracea DSM 7271 and encodes:
- a CDS encoding patatin-like phospholipase family protein, with product MKLGLVFSGGGVRALAHAGLLKALEEKGLQPSIISGTSGGALIGALYACGVKPEDMVHFFKETPVFKWSMLTFKKVGLVDSAKYTKFFKKQFQCPTFEDLRLPLVVTATNLLNGKVQYFSKGELIQPLIASSALPPYFSPVRIGDSLYCDGGLLNNFPIEPLKDRCDRIIGSFVNPLETITEKELSNSFQFMQRIYNITMDGNYNRKFKKCDHLLLHNLSNVGVLDTKMLDHAFEYGYEQTITKLANLSVS
- a CDS encoding MotA/TolQ/ExbB proton channel family protein; this encodes MSEISKILFLVSDSLLIPDIIVLLVLFVRALLLVGSFYNRIITKYKNDKQLNEAIRTLTPESAEQLKALLPARDNALYTQYLRDILSHIPDEAYYDYMISNFENEGEKDIATSKLLAKVGPVLGLIGTLIAMSPALTGLSTGDISKMASNMQVVFATTVVGLVISLVGLVTLQFKQRWYSKEINNLEYVSRVLTQPARQ
- a CDS encoding DUF2149 domain-containing protein, producing MKTNRRISRLKDDDADPLSVVVNLFDVAMVFAVALMVSMVMNLNMADFFSGEDFTIVKKKGDDMEILRREGQKITKYKTVEGATPDASTTQKKGKRLGVMYETENGETILLPDEE
- a CDS encoding serine hydrolase domain-containing protein — translated: MKKFLINFVVVLLLLIGTLYVAGYGYILKAVVVVYGTGHTTTFLDDYTYFDNRTIAKSPTPQPWPLSADYNKIPETPELQNAHKKYGTVAFLIIKGDSIWHEQYFEGYNTESKSNSFSMAKSYVSALLGKAIADGYIKSLDQKVSDFFPEYKKGFGAQLTVGDLSSMASGLDWDEAYYNPFSITTRAYFDKHFREKMLQLRIVSPPGKAYKYLSGNTFLLGMVLEKATKKTLTQYLTESLWQPMGCESDALWQLDSKESGLEKAYCCIASNARDFARLGKLYRDNGKWNGKQLLDSTFVATSVQPRFAESPEYGYGWWLLDYKDTHFFMMRGHLGQYVIVNPTDKVIIVRLGHRTADTSPEGSKFTQDIYDYIDEAYKVLGVRG
- a CDS encoding 3'-5' exonuclease, whose protein sequence is MLNKINLEDILFLDIETVPLYEQHAELSVLEQELWEEKTRYQRKDEFTAEEFYDRAGIWAEFGKIVCISVGYFSFRYQQRTFRVTSFVGEEEVLLKDFVRLVEEHFSRANKLFCAHNGKEFDFPYLSRRMIINGIPIPQKLQLFGKKPWEIPHLDTLELWKFGDYKHFTSLKLLAHILGIPSPKDDINGSEVRDVFYNEGDVDRIATYCEKDTITVAQILLRFRNEELLTDDEILIVGH
- the tsaB gene encoding tRNA (adenosine(37)-N6)-threonylcarbamoyltransferase complex dimerization subunit type 1 TsaB, which produces MIILHIETSGLNCSVALSKDNHILAEKSENAGKFTHSENLHLFIEDVMQQASLPLSAVDAIAVSAGAGSYTGLRIGIASAKGLCFALEKPLIAIPTLQILAHQAQGNCIIPMLDARRMEVYSAVFNSAYQFVSPTEAKILDEHSYQEELNRGKVTFLGDGSTKFATICKHPNAVFIPNAFPEAKDMLPFAIEKYTKQDFEDIAYFEPQYLK
- the rsmI gene encoding 16S rRNA (cytidine(1402)-2'-O)-methyltransferase encodes the protein MSKLYLIPTPIGNLEDITLRALRLLKEVDIILAEDTRTSSKLLKHYDIHTPMQSYHLFNEHKVVDGWVQRIKGGTTVALITDAGTPAISDPGFLLTRACLTEGVDVECLPGATAFVPALVNSGLPNDRFTFEGFLPDKKGRQTRLSQLTTETKTMIFYISPHKLLKTLTDFITTFGTDRPASLSRELTKLHEETQRGTLQQLFDHYKDKNIKGEIVLIVSGKSEK